The following are encoded in a window of Scophthalmus maximus strain ysfricsl-2021 chromosome 2, ASM2237912v1, whole genome shotgun sequence genomic DNA:
- the mrps17 gene encoding 28S ribosomal protein S17, mitochondrial yields MSVQQATVHAKWIIGRVIGTKMFKTAKVRVTRLVLDPYLLKYYNKRKTYFAHDALRQCTVGDIVLLKALPEARSKHVKHELAEIVYKVGRVVDPLTGKSVAGTEFREPLADLPLSPEGETTITEKLQELNISAAAPSGAESPPAPTSAP; encoded by the exons ATGTCGGTGCAGCAGGCGACAGTCCATGCCAAATGGATCATCGGCAGAGTGATTGGGACCAAGATGTTCAAAACTGCCAAAGTGAGAGTCACAAGGCTGGTGCTGGACCCGTACCTGCTCAAG TACTACAACAAGAGGAAGACTTACTTTGCCCACGATGCCTTGCGACAGTGCACCGTGGGAGACATCGTCCTTCTCAAGGCTCTGCCTGAGGCCAGGTCCAAACACGTGAAGCACGAACTGGCTGAGATAGTGTACAAAGTGGGACGGGTGGTCGACCCGCTCACGGGGAAAAGTGTGGCGGGAACTGAGTTTCGGGAGCCGCTGGCCGACCTTCCACTCAGTCCGGAGGGGGAGACGACAATAACGGAGAAACTGCAGGAGCTCAacatctctgctgctgctccgagTGGAGCCGAGTCTCCGCCAGCACCAACTTCAGCTCCATGA